AAGCGCAAATTGGAACGGTTAACTACGTGTTTAACGGTGCACAGGCTATAGGTACGCAGCAAACTACCATTGGTAACGAAGATCTTTCATGGGAAAAAACCGCCGAGTTTGATCTTGGTTTCTCTGTAGGCTTATTCAACAACCGTGTTAATATTGAAGCGGATGCTTATTTAAAGAAAACCAAAGCCTTGCTGCTTAACGCGCCATTGCCAGAAACCAGCGGCTTTAACAGCGTTTACAAAAACATTGGCAGGCTGCAAAACAAAGGTTTGGAGTTAACTATCAATACCCAAAATATCAAAACCGAGGACTTCTCCTGGAATACTTCATTTAATATCTCGTTCTTAAAGAACAAAATATTGGCTTTGGGCGCATCAAACGATGACATATTTTTGTCGCCAACGTTCCTTTCACAATTTAACCTGATGCGCGTTGGCTTACCTGCAGGTAGCTTTTATGGTTACAAAGTGTTGGGCACATGGGGTACTGCCGAAGCATCGCAAGCTGCAATATTTAACAAACTGCCAGGCGACCTGAAAATACAGGATACTAATGGCGATGGCAAAATTACAGCCGATGATAAAGTGATCCTTGGTAAATCGATACCAGATGGATACGGAACATTAAGTAACACTTTCCGTTATAAAAACATCGATTTAGGTATCGACCTGCAATTTAACTATGGTAACCAAATCATGAACCTAACCCGTCACTCGGGCCAGGATCGTACAGGCCAGGCTAACAGCTATGCCACTGTTTTAAATGCATGGACACCAACCAATCAAAATACAAGCATAGCCGAAGACAGACCAGCCTATGTGTATTACCAAACAGAAATCTATTCAACCAAAGTTGAAAGCGGCAATTTTATCCGCGGCAGATCGGTAACACTTGGTTACACTTTCCCAACTGCTTCAATAGCTAAAATTAAATTGAGCAGGTTAAGGGTGTATGCGCAGGCTCAAAACTTGTTTGTGATAACCAAGTACACCGGCTATGATCCGGAAGTTTCTACCTATGGTTACGATCCTAAGAATCCTAACAATAACAGCAACTTTAATCAAAGCATCCAGTTTTACGATTATCCAAAACCAAGAACCTTCCTGCTTGGCTTAAATGTTAGTTTCTAATTTAAACGTTAAAACATACTATTATGAAGTTTAATTTAAAAAAATACCGGATTGGTTATTCATTACTGATTCTCACTATAATGCTTGGTAGTTGCAAAAACGAGCTTGTCGAAAAAAATAAAGGCGGTTTTGTAAAAAGTAATTATTTTACCAGTGCAAACCAGGCGCGTATATTTGTTAATGGTATTTACCAAAAGCTTTACCTGTTTCAAAATGGGGATGCCTACGGTGAAAGCCCGTTTATTACCATCGAGCTTTTTGCAGGTCATACTACCTCATTAGGGCAAAGTGTTAATAATAACAACGTTATAAACAACCGTACCGACGCTGTTAACCCGGGTTTTGAAGATGTATGGCAAAATAGCTATGGCGCTATAGCAAATGCCAATGTGGCCATAGCAAATATTCCGCCGATAACTCCTTTTGCCGACGCGGATAAAAAAGCTTTGTTAGGCGAAGCCTATTTCTTAAGGGCGTTCTTTTATTATCACCTGGTTAGGTTATACGGCGATGTACCATTAATTACCGAACCGGTTACTATTACAAGCCCCAATCTTTACCCTGCACGTACAGCTGCCGCTGCTGTGTATGATCAAATCATCAGCGACCTCAAAGCCGCGGAAGCATCGGGCCTGCCTGAATCTGATAAAACAGGTAAGGTATCGTTAGGTGCAGTGCGTACTTTGTTAGCCAGTGTTTATTTAACTACTGCTGGTTTTCCGCTTAAAAAGACTGCGAATTACGCTTTGGCCGCTGCCGAAATATTACCGGTTATAAATGGTACCGCATACACTTTGTTTGATAAGTATGATTATCTGCATGACAATGCCCACAAAAACCAGGGCGAATTGATATTTCAATCCAATTACCTGGTTGGCGTGGCTACAAATGCCATTCCCCAGTTAACTGTTCCATTTAACTTATTGGTTGGTGTATATGGCGATCACCTTGGCGCGATGATACCTACCAATGCCTTCTTTAACAGTTATGAAGCGGGCGACTTACGTGCAAAAGAAAGGCAGTTTTATTTTTCAAGCTACCCATCATCTAAAGATGGTACGATCATCAACTTTGGCGAGCATGCCCTTTACAAATATTTCCACGTAGAGAGTGCAACAGGTAATGGCCAGAGCGATGAAAACTGGACCTTTTTGCGCTTGCCAGAAGCCATGCTGATTTATGCAGAAGCAAGTAACGAAGCTGAAGGAGCACCAAATGCAACAGCAATTGCCCAACTTAATAAAATACGCGCACGTGCGCAACTGGCCCCCATAGGTGCCTTAAGCCAGGACGCATTCCGCAAAGAGGTTTGGAAAGAGCGCTATCATGAACTGGCGTATGAAAACAAAGCTTATTTTGACATACAGCGTACCCACCAGGTTTATGATGTTATCAACAATACTTTTGGCGATGCTACATCAACCAAAAACGAGCAAAATGTAACCATGAAAGCTCAGTATTACTTGTGGCCTATTCCGCAGCGCGAGATTAGCACTAATGCTAAACTAACCCAAAACCCGGGTTGGTAAGCCTCAACCTGCCCTTACTAAAAGGGCCTCACCTAAATCCTCTCCAAAAGAGAGGACTTAAAAAAACATTCAAATCAAGAACCCTCTCCTTTGGAGAGGGTAGGGTGAGGCTAAATATTTAAACATAAAAGACCGGCCAATGCAGCTGGTCTTTTATATTTACAGGTAAATTGAAAAACATTAAATGTCTCCCGGAATGAAGAAAAACATTGTACTCATTGGTTCATTATTAATGGCTGCTACATGTGCCATGGCGCAGCAGGTAAATAAAGTAACCGACCCTGTTGAATACATTAACCCGCTGATGGGTACCGATTCGCATTATGATTTATCCAACGGTAACACTTACCCGGCAATTGCACTGCCCTGGGGTATGAACTTTTGGACACCCCAAACCGGTGTAATGGGCGATGGATGGGCTTATACTTACGATGCCCATAAAATACGTGGCTTTAAGCAAACCCACCAGCCATCGCCATGGATGAATGATTATGGGCAGTTTGCTATAATGCCGGTAACCAAACATTTAAAAGTATCGCAAAACGACCGGGCAAGCTGGTTTTCGCACAAGGCCGAGATTGCCAAACCATATTACTACAGCGTTTACCTGGCCGATCATGATGTAACTACCGAGATTACACCGACCGAAAGGGCGGCCCAGTTCATGTTTACTTATCCCAAAACAGACAGCTCTTTTATTGTGATAGACGCACTGAACAAAGGGTCGTATGTAAAGATTATTCCCGGCGAGAAAAAGATAGTAGGTTACTCTACCAAGTACGCTCGCGGCCCCTTAAAAAACTTTAAAAACTACTTTGTTATTTATGTAGATAAGCCCATCACCATTGCGCAAACCTACAGCGATACTACTCTGAGCAATGGCCTGGAACTGAAAGCCGAGCATGCAAGCGCTTTAATAGGTTTTGCCACTACCCATGGCGAGAAAGTACATCTGCGGGTAGCTTCGTCATTCATCAGCATTGAGCAGGCCGAACTGAATCTGAAAAGGGAAGTAGGCAACGACAGCTTTGACGTAACCAAACAAAAAGCTAAAGACGTTTGGAATAAAACCCTTAGCCGCTTAACTGTTGAGGGCGGTACTATTGATCAGACCCGTACGTTTTACTCCTGTATGTACCGTATGGTTTTCTTCCCGAATAAATTGTATGAGATAGACGAGAAAGGAAATATTGTACACTACAGCGCATCAACGGGTAAAGTATTCCCCGGTTATAAGTTTGCCGGTACAGGCTTTTGGGATACCTTCAGGGCGCTGTATCCGTTCCTGAACCTGGTTTATCCTTCGATTAATAAAGAGATGCAGGAAGGCCTTATTAATGATTATAAAGAAGGCGGCTGGCTACCTGAGTGGTCGAGCCCCGGATATTCTGCTGTAATGATAGGCAACAACTCTGCATCTGTAGTATCCGAAGCCTATTTAAAAGGTGGCAAAGGTTACGATATCGAAAAACTGTATGAGGCCCTGGTACACGGTGCGAACAACAAAGGGCCGGCAGCAACCGGCCGCGAAGGGGTGGAGTACTACAACACATTAGGCTATGTTCCTTACGATGTTAAGATCAACGAAAACGCCGCCCGTACCCTCGAGTATGCCTATGATGATTTCACCATTTATAAGTTAGGTAAAGCCTTAGGCAAACCTGCTTCCGAAACAGATGTGTACAAAAAGCGGAGCATGAATTATAAAAATCTGTTTGATCCATCAACCGGGTTAATGCGTGGTAAAAATAAGGATGGTTCATTTGAAACGCCTTTTAGTCCGTTTAAATGGGGCGATGCCTTTACCGAGGGCAACAGCTGGCATTACAGCTGGAGTGTGTTCCATGATATCCAGGGGCTGATAAACCTAATGGGTGGCAAAAAGCAATTTGTTAACAAGCTCGATTCGGTATTTACCTTGCCGCCGGTATTTGATGACAGTTACTACGGCGAAACTATCCACGAAATCCGCGAGATGCAGATTGTGAATATGGGGCAGTATGCTCACGGCAACCAGCCTATACAGCACATGATTTACCTGTACAACTACGCCGGCGAACCATGGAAAACCCAGCTCCATGTACGCGATGTAATGAACAAGCTGTACAAAGCCACCCCCGATGGTTATTGCGGCGATGAAGATAACGGGCAAACATCGGCCTGGTATGTATTCTCGGCCATGGGCTTTTACCCGGTAACGCCGGCCAGCGACCAATATGTGCTTGGTGCGCCTTTGTTTAAAAAGATCACTTTAAAGCTCGAGAACGGCAAAACGGTAACCATCAATGCCGCCAATAATAATTACGCCAACCGGTACATCAATACCATGAGCGTAAACGGCAAGCCTTATGATTTAAACTGGTTAAGCCACAAGGAGTTACAAAAAGGCGCAACCATCAACTTTAATATGGCCCCAACGCCTAATAAAACAAGAGGGGTAAAGGATAGCGATGTGCCTTACTCCTTATCAAACGAAGCCCCCTAACCCCCTGAAGGGGGAACGATGACGGGCTTAAGTCTTTTCTCATTATGTCATAGCGAGTATCCATCAGCTTCGGCTGGAAAAAACAGTAATGACATGGTTGCAAATGGGGTTATTCTGGGTACCATCAGATTTGCGCTTCCTTTTAAAAAGCGGTGGAAAAGTGCGATTCCCCTCTTGAGAGGGGCGGAGGGGTGTGTTATGCACGCGCAATGAAACGCGGAAAAACACACCCCTGCCAACGCACCTCCTACCGCGCCCCCTCTCGAGAGGGGAATAAAAAATACGCTTGATAATCAGCGTATTATAATCATGTCATTATAAGTATCCATCAGGATGATCCTGAAAAAAATGGGGATGACGTGCAACGAAATATAGTTAAACCAAAGTCCAAAACTACCGTCATTGCGAGGCACGAAGCAATCCCAAACTATGTGGGACTTAGCATGTCGGGGATTGCTTCGTGCCTCGCAATGACGGATATTTGATATTGACAATCAGTAACTTACAAACACGTCATCATAAGGCACGAAGATAACCGACCGCAGGGAGCTCATTAATACCTATGAAAATCAAAACACAACATTAATAATCCCGAACTATGTGGGACTTAGCATGTATGAGACTGCTGTCTAAAGTAAGCTTAATGCCATTCTTCCCGGTAAACAAACTTGGGCATTTGCCAGTTGTATTTGATGGATAGCAGGCGTAACGCCAGGCCAATGATACAAGCAATTATTATGGCAACCGCATCGCTGGCGCCCAAATATTCAATCCCTAAGTAAACAGCCCCGGTAACTATTGATGCACTTGCATAAATCTCCTTGCGGAATAGTAAAGGGACCTCGTTACAAAGCACGTCGCGCAGTACGCCGCCGGCGCAGCCCGTTATCATTCCGCTTAATAATACAATAGTAGCCGGCAGGTTTATTTGCTGCGCTATCTGGCAGCCTATAATGGTAAATACTACCAAACCCAGCGCATCAAGGTATAGGAATAGC
The genomic region above belongs to Mucilaginibacter sp. KACC 22773 and contains:
- a CDS encoding RagB/SusD family nutrient uptake outer membrane protein, producing the protein MKFNLKKYRIGYSLLILTIMLGSCKNELVEKNKGGFVKSNYFTSANQARIFVNGIYQKLYLFQNGDAYGESPFITIELFAGHTTSLGQSVNNNNVINNRTDAVNPGFEDVWQNSYGAIANANVAIANIPPITPFADADKKALLGEAYFLRAFFYYHLVRLYGDVPLITEPVTITSPNLYPARTAAAAVYDQIISDLKAAEASGLPESDKTGKVSLGAVRTLLASVYLTTAGFPLKKTANYALAAAEILPVINGTAYTLFDKYDYLHDNAHKNQGELIFQSNYLVGVATNAIPQLTVPFNLLVGVYGDHLGAMIPTNAFFNSYEAGDLRAKERQFYFSSYPSSKDGTIINFGEHALYKYFHVESATGNGQSDENWTFLRLPEAMLIYAEASNEAEGAPNATAIAQLNKIRARAQLAPIGALSQDAFRKEVWKERYHELAYENKAYFDIQRTHQVYDVINNTFGDATSTKNEQNVTMKAQYYLWPIPQREISTNAKLTQNPGW
- a CDS encoding GH92 family glycosyl hydrolase; translation: MKKNIVLIGSLLMAATCAMAQQVNKVTDPVEYINPLMGTDSHYDLSNGNTYPAIALPWGMNFWTPQTGVMGDGWAYTYDAHKIRGFKQTHQPSPWMNDYGQFAIMPVTKHLKVSQNDRASWFSHKAEIAKPYYYSVYLADHDVTTEITPTERAAQFMFTYPKTDSSFIVIDALNKGSYVKIIPGEKKIVGYSTKYARGPLKNFKNYFVIYVDKPITIAQTYSDTTLSNGLELKAEHASALIGFATTHGEKVHLRVASSFISIEQAELNLKREVGNDSFDVTKQKAKDVWNKTLSRLTVEGGTIDQTRTFYSCMYRMVFFPNKLYEIDEKGNIVHYSASTGKVFPGYKFAGTGFWDTFRALYPFLNLVYPSINKEMQEGLINDYKEGGWLPEWSSPGYSAVMIGNNSASVVSEAYLKGGKGYDIEKLYEALVHGANNKGPAATGREGVEYYNTLGYVPYDVKINENAARTLEYAYDDFTIYKLGKALGKPASETDVYKKRSMNYKNLFDPSTGLMRGKNKDGSFETPFSPFKWGDAFTEGNSWHYSWSVFHDIQGLINLMGGKKQFVNKLDSVFTLPPVFDDSYYGETIHEIREMQIVNMGQYAHGNQPIQHMIYLYNYAGEPWKTQLHVRDVMNKLYKATPDGYCGDEDNGQTSAWYVFSAMGFYPVTPASDQYVLGAPLFKKITLKLENGKTVTINAANNNYANRYINTMSVNGKPYDLNWLSHKELQKGATINFNMAPTPNKTRGVKDSDVPYSLSNEAP